From a single Rosa rugosa chromosome 7, drRosRugo1.1, whole genome shotgun sequence genomic region:
- the LOC133723944 gene encoding transcription factor MYB8-like, which yields MKIHIYITSNTHCRDSTTQNCNIREREREREREMGGIPWTKEEDQLLRKCIEKYGEGKWHRIPHLAGLNRCRKSCRLRWLNYLRPNIKRGSFEQEEVELIIKLQRLLGNRWSLVAARLPGRTGNDVKNYWNCHLSKKLNAQETHGDHQKINHARNNNLQVIRPQASKYASSNSKRSMISSTLEDQTCQASEECSKASVAMLCNIDKDQGQISQIVEREDSNNLCVEEEHEGNNDFMGDLGMVDLDQFEQIIEQYDQEFNNKNKKWEWDDSILDMDLWVTDSS from the exons ATgaaaatccatatatatataacatcaaACACTCACTGTAGAGATTCAACAACTCAAAATTGCAatatcagagagagagagagagagagagagagagagatgggtggtATTCCATGGACTAAGGAAGAGGATCAATTGCTGAGGAAATGCATAGAGAAGTATGGAGAAGGCAAATGGCATCGAATTCCTCACTTAGCCG GTCTAAACAGGTGCCGTAAGAGCTGCCGGCTTCGGTGGCTAAACTACCTTCGGCCGAACATCAAGAGAGGGAGCTTTGAACAAGAGGAAGTTGAGCTCATCATCAAGCTCCAAAGGCTCTTGGGAAACAG GTGGTCATTAGTTGCAGCTAGGCTTCCGGGGAGGACTGGTAATGATGTGAAGAACTATTGGAATTGTCACTTGAGCAAAAAGCTAAATGCTCAAGAAACTCATGGTGATCATCAGAAGATTAATCATGCAAGGAATAATAATTTACAAGTCATAAGACCCCAAGCTTCAAAATACGCCAGCTCAAACTCAAAGAGGTCAATGATAAGTAGTACTCTTGAGGATCAAACTTGCCAAGCCTCGGAAGAATGTAGCAAAGCATCAGTGGCAATGCTCTGCAATATTGATAAAGATCAGGGGCAGATCAGTCAGATAGTTGAGAGAGAGGATAGCAACAATCTATGTGTGGAAGAAGAACATGAGGGGAACAATGACTTCATGGGTGATTTGGGAATGGTAGACCTTGATCAATTTGAACAAATTATAGAGCAATATGATCAAGagttcaacaacaaaaacaagaaatggGAGTGGGATGACTCCATCTTGGACATGGACCTTTGGGTTACTGATTCTTCATAA
- the LOC133720715 gene encoding uncharacterized protein LOC133720715 isoform X4 translates to MMAYIPPHKRSSNEAERPFPTPDKLAPLFKRNVNIRSSKSNDNWTSMLIYADRAISKWWALGLDDDTQFPSSVNLELISLETIEHKIAEKRLALMNSGSEVKWDLPKSPWVYIAENVLEDVLASFENMRKEMESPKLEELKPTLVARVGKVLFHWSPSVNLESLRENLTTKMLKNWKRSFYTNVPVSYTEKIVNEVVPNIGVDFESEKDMYLVKLADSTTPDSTLLCKCSVKADGKLQLYKVELNQLRNMVMDISIPNKNLDLRLMLNMKRVVTTQTDDEMQSIRDLVDSAITDPDVKGGLRWPLEKTSSGKYNVVGAWHVRAKAYKNQSLRFKVRHADRFDFGTSIGEASWEISLRLKKLVSKLKEEKVDIDSVSEMLEENMKFIYDNFLSCESFLT, encoded by the exons ATGATGGCTTACATCCCTCCACACAAGCGAAGCTCAAATGAAGCTGAGAGGCCGTTTCCAACTCCAGACAAGCTTGCTCCTTTGTTTAAGAGAAATGTAAATATAAGGTCATCAAAGTCTAATGATAACTGGACCTCGATGTTAATTTATGCAGACCGAGCCATTTCGAAATGGTGGGCACTTGGTTTGGATGATGACACCCAGTTTCCATCTTCTGTTAATCTTGAACTCATTTCCTTGGAAACTATTGAGCACAAAATCGCAGAGAAGCGTCTAGCTTTAATGAATTCTG GTAGTGAGGTGAAATGGGACTTGCCAAAGAGTCCATGGGTGTATATAGCAGAGAATGTGCTTGAAGACGTACTTGCGTCTTTTGAAAATATGAGGAAGGAAATGGAGTCCCCAAAGTTAGAAGAACTAAAGCCTACTTTGGTTGCTCGAGTTGGAAAAGTTCTCTTCCATTG GAGCCCTTCAGTTAACCTGGAATCTCTGAGAGAAAATTTGACTACAAAAATGTTGAAAAATTGGAAGAGATCATTTTACACAAATGTTCCTGTTTCCTATACGGAGAAGATTGTAAACGAAGTTGTCCCGAATATTGGGGTTGATTTTGAATCGGAGAAAGATATGTACCTAGTAAAG TTGGCTGATTCCACAACACCAGATTCGACTCTCCTCTGCAAATGTAGTGTGAAAGCAGATGGAAAGCTACAACTCTACAAG GTCGAACTAAACCAACTGCGTAATATGGTGATGGATATATCCATCCCTAATAAGAATCTGGACCTGAGACTGATGTTAAACATGAAGAGAGTCGTAACAACTCAGACT GATGATGAGATGCAAAGCATTAGGGATCTGGTTGATTCTGCGATTACAGATCCAGATGTGAAGGGTGGGTTGAGATGGCCCCTGGAGAAGACATCTTCTGGAAAGTACAATGTTGTTGGGGCCTGGCATGTAAGAGCCAAAGCATATAAAAATCAGTCATTAAGATTTAAGGTCAGGCATGCCGATCGATTTGATTTCGGAACCTCAATTGGTGAAGCTTCTTGGGAGATCAGTCTGAGGTTGAAAAAGCTAGTCTCAAAGTTGAAG GAAGAGAAGGTTGACATCGACTCTGTTTCTGAGATGCTGGAGGAAAATATGAAGTTCATATATGACAACTTCTTAAGCTGTGAAAGTTTTCTCACATGA
- the LOC133720715 gene encoding uncharacterized protein LOC133720715 isoform X2 encodes MMAYIPPHKRSSNEAERPFPTPDKLAPLFKRNVNIRSSKSNDNWTSMLIYADRAISKWWALGLDDDTQFPSSVNLELISLETIEHKIAEKRLALMNSGIATGSEVKWDLPKSPWVYIAENVLEDVLASFENMRKEMESPKLEELKPTLVARVGKVLFHWSPSVNLESLRENLTTKMLKNWKRSFYTNVPVSYTEKIVNEVVPNIGVDFESEKDMYLVKLADSTTPDSTLLCKCSVKADGKLQLYKVELNQLRNMVMDISIPNKNLDLRLMLNMKRVVTTQTDDEMQSIRDLVDSAITDPDVKGGLRWPLEKTSSGKYNVVGAWHVRAKAYKNQSLRFKVRHADRFDFGTSIGEASWEISLRLKKLVSKLKEEKVDIDSVSEMLEENMKFIYDNFLSCESFLT; translated from the exons ATGATGGCTTACATCCCTCCACACAAGCGAAGCTCAAATGAAGCTGAGAGGCCGTTTCCAACTCCAGACAAGCTTGCTCCTTTGTTTAAGAGAAATGTAAATATAAGGTCATCAAAGTCTAATGATAACTGGACCTCGATGTTAATTTATGCAGACCGAGCCATTTCGAAATGGTGGGCACTTGGTTTGGATGATGACACCCAGTTTCCATCTTCTGTTAATCTTGAACTCATTTCCTTGGAAACTATTGAGCACAAAATCGCAGAGAAGCGTCTAGCTTTAATGAATTCTGGTATTGCTACTG GTAGTGAGGTGAAATGGGACTTGCCAAAGAGTCCATGGGTGTATATAGCAGAGAATGTGCTTGAAGACGTACTTGCGTCTTTTGAAAATATGAGGAAGGAAATGGAGTCCCCAAAGTTAGAAGAACTAAAGCCTACTTTGGTTGCTCGAGTTGGAAAAGTTCTCTTCCATTG GAGCCCTTCAGTTAACCTGGAATCTCTGAGAGAAAATTTGACTACAAAAATGTTGAAAAATTGGAAGAGATCATTTTACACAAATGTTCCTGTTTCCTATACGGAGAAGATTGTAAACGAAGTTGTCCCGAATATTGGGGTTGATTTTGAATCGGAGAAAGATATGTACCTAGTAAAG TTGGCTGATTCCACAACACCAGATTCGACTCTCCTCTGCAAATGTAGTGTGAAAGCAGATGGAAAGCTACAACTCTACAAG GTCGAACTAAACCAACTGCGTAATATGGTGATGGATATATCCATCCCTAATAAGAATCTGGACCTGAGACTGATGTTAAACATGAAGAGAGTCGTAACAACTCAGACT GATGATGAGATGCAAAGCATTAGGGATCTGGTTGATTCTGCGATTACAGATCCAGATGTGAAGGGTGGGTTGAGATGGCCCCTGGAGAAGACATCTTCTGGAAAGTACAATGTTGTTGGGGCCTGGCATGTAAGAGCCAAAGCATATAAAAATCAGTCATTAAGATTTAAGGTCAGGCATGCCGATCGATTTGATTTCGGAACCTCAATTGGTGAAGCTTCTTGGGAGATCAGTCTGAGGTTGAAAAAGCTAGTCTCAAAGTTGAAG GAAGAGAAGGTTGACATCGACTCTGTTTCTGAGATGCTGGAGGAAAATATGAAGTTCATATATGACAACTTCTTAAGCTGTGAAAGTTTTCTCACATGA
- the LOC133720715 gene encoding uncharacterized protein LOC133720715 isoform X1, which produces MMAYIPPHKRSSNEAERPFPTPDKLAPLFKRNVNIRSSKSNDNWTSMLIYADRAISKWWALGLDDDTQFPSSVNLELISLETIEHKIAEKRLALMNSGIATEGSEVKWDLPKSPWVYIAENVLEDVLASFENMRKEMESPKLEELKPTLVARVGKVLFHWSPSVNLESLRENLTTKMLKNWKRSFYTNVPVSYTEKIVNEVVPNIGVDFESEKDMYLVKLADSTTPDSTLLCKCSVKADGKLQLYKVELNQLRNMVMDISIPNKNLDLRLMLNMKRVVTTQTDDEMQSIRDLVDSAITDPDVKGGLRWPLEKTSSGKYNVVGAWHVRAKAYKNQSLRFKVRHADRFDFGTSIGEASWEISLRLKKLVSKLKEEKVDIDSVSEMLEENMKFIYDNFLSCESFLT; this is translated from the exons ATGATGGCTTACATCCCTCCACACAAGCGAAGCTCAAATGAAGCTGAGAGGCCGTTTCCAACTCCAGACAAGCTTGCTCCTTTGTTTAAGAGAAATGTAAATATAAGGTCATCAAAGTCTAATGATAACTGGACCTCGATGTTAATTTATGCAGACCGAGCCATTTCGAAATGGTGGGCACTTGGTTTGGATGATGACACCCAGTTTCCATCTTCTGTTAATCTTGAACTCATTTCCTTGGAAACTATTGAGCACAAAATCGCAGAGAAGCGTCTAGCTTTAATGAATTCTGGTATTGCTACTG AAGGTAGTGAGGTGAAATGGGACTTGCCAAAGAGTCCATGGGTGTATATAGCAGAGAATGTGCTTGAAGACGTACTTGCGTCTTTTGAAAATATGAGGAAGGAAATGGAGTCCCCAAAGTTAGAAGAACTAAAGCCTACTTTGGTTGCTCGAGTTGGAAAAGTTCTCTTCCATTG GAGCCCTTCAGTTAACCTGGAATCTCTGAGAGAAAATTTGACTACAAAAATGTTGAAAAATTGGAAGAGATCATTTTACACAAATGTTCCTGTTTCCTATACGGAGAAGATTGTAAACGAAGTTGTCCCGAATATTGGGGTTGATTTTGAATCGGAGAAAGATATGTACCTAGTAAAG TTGGCTGATTCCACAACACCAGATTCGACTCTCCTCTGCAAATGTAGTGTGAAAGCAGATGGAAAGCTACAACTCTACAAG GTCGAACTAAACCAACTGCGTAATATGGTGATGGATATATCCATCCCTAATAAGAATCTGGACCTGAGACTGATGTTAAACATGAAGAGAGTCGTAACAACTCAGACT GATGATGAGATGCAAAGCATTAGGGATCTGGTTGATTCTGCGATTACAGATCCAGATGTGAAGGGTGGGTTGAGATGGCCCCTGGAGAAGACATCTTCTGGAAAGTACAATGTTGTTGGGGCCTGGCATGTAAGAGCCAAAGCATATAAAAATCAGTCATTAAGATTTAAGGTCAGGCATGCCGATCGATTTGATTTCGGAACCTCAATTGGTGAAGCTTCTTGGGAGATCAGTCTGAGGTTGAAAAAGCTAGTCTCAAAGTTGAAG GAAGAGAAGGTTGACATCGACTCTGTTTCTGAGATGCTGGAGGAAAATATGAAGTTCATATATGACAACTTCTTAAGCTGTGAAAGTTTTCTCACATGA
- the LOC133720715 gene encoding uncharacterized protein LOC133720715 isoform X3: MMAYIPPHKRSSNEAERPFPTPDKLAPLFKRNVNIRSSKSNDNWTSMLIYADRAISKWWALGLDDDTQFPSSVNLELISLETIEHKIAEKRLALMNSEGSEVKWDLPKSPWVYIAENVLEDVLASFENMRKEMESPKLEELKPTLVARVGKVLFHWSPSVNLESLRENLTTKMLKNWKRSFYTNVPVSYTEKIVNEVVPNIGVDFESEKDMYLVKLADSTTPDSTLLCKCSVKADGKLQLYKVELNQLRNMVMDISIPNKNLDLRLMLNMKRVVTTQTDDEMQSIRDLVDSAITDPDVKGGLRWPLEKTSSGKYNVVGAWHVRAKAYKNQSLRFKVRHADRFDFGTSIGEASWEISLRLKKLVSKLKEEKVDIDSVSEMLEENMKFIYDNFLSCESFLT, encoded by the exons ATGATGGCTTACATCCCTCCACACAAGCGAAGCTCAAATGAAGCTGAGAGGCCGTTTCCAACTCCAGACAAGCTTGCTCCTTTGTTTAAGAGAAATGTAAATATAAGGTCATCAAAGTCTAATGATAACTGGACCTCGATGTTAATTTATGCAGACCGAGCCATTTCGAAATGGTGGGCACTTGGTTTGGATGATGACACCCAGTTTCCATCTTCTGTTAATCTTGAACTCATTTCCTTGGAAACTATTGAGCACAAAATCGCAGAGAAGCGTCTAGCTTTAATGAATTCTG AAGGTAGTGAGGTGAAATGGGACTTGCCAAAGAGTCCATGGGTGTATATAGCAGAGAATGTGCTTGAAGACGTACTTGCGTCTTTTGAAAATATGAGGAAGGAAATGGAGTCCCCAAAGTTAGAAGAACTAAAGCCTACTTTGGTTGCTCGAGTTGGAAAAGTTCTCTTCCATTG GAGCCCTTCAGTTAACCTGGAATCTCTGAGAGAAAATTTGACTACAAAAATGTTGAAAAATTGGAAGAGATCATTTTACACAAATGTTCCTGTTTCCTATACGGAGAAGATTGTAAACGAAGTTGTCCCGAATATTGGGGTTGATTTTGAATCGGAGAAAGATATGTACCTAGTAAAG TTGGCTGATTCCACAACACCAGATTCGACTCTCCTCTGCAAATGTAGTGTGAAAGCAGATGGAAAGCTACAACTCTACAAG GTCGAACTAAACCAACTGCGTAATATGGTGATGGATATATCCATCCCTAATAAGAATCTGGACCTGAGACTGATGTTAAACATGAAGAGAGTCGTAACAACTCAGACT GATGATGAGATGCAAAGCATTAGGGATCTGGTTGATTCTGCGATTACAGATCCAGATGTGAAGGGTGGGTTGAGATGGCCCCTGGAGAAGACATCTTCTGGAAAGTACAATGTTGTTGGGGCCTGGCATGTAAGAGCCAAAGCATATAAAAATCAGTCATTAAGATTTAAGGTCAGGCATGCCGATCGATTTGATTTCGGAACCTCAATTGGTGAAGCTTCTTGGGAGATCAGTCTGAGGTTGAAAAAGCTAGTCTCAAAGTTGAAG GAAGAGAAGGTTGACATCGACTCTGTTTCTGAGATGCTGGAGGAAAATATGAAGTTCATATATGACAACTTCTTAAGCTGTGAAAGTTTTCTCACATGA
- the LOC133721228 gene encoding uncharacterized protein LOC133721228: MDDYCKRSGQIPAFGDWDYANELPITQYFECARQAGLIRFSSSSGESDAQAAYLHADLYAVDVKKMKKKPSRIVAPNTRKTIARGREKRSTHNPHVKEQKKQQQQAKVHDDVTEPPRKLHYQQYHTRSKDTVLRPSRPPKPVDEDLYKIPPELLRTTKRKKMLGLFSCLVPACAS; encoded by the exons ATGGAT GACTATTGTAAACGGAGCGGCCAAATTCCGGCGTTTGGGGACTGGGATTATGCCAATGAGCTGCCAATCACTCAGTATTTCGAGTGTGCGAGGCAAGCCGGTTTGATCAGGTTCAGCTCTTCTTCCGGTGAGAGTGATGCACAAGCAGCCTATCTGCATGCTGACTTGTATGCTGTTGATgttaagaagatgaagaagaagcctTCTCGTATTGTTGCTCCCAATACTCGAAAG ACAATTGCAAGAGGGAGAGAAAAGAGATCCACTCATAATCCGCATGTCAAGGAGCAaaagaagcagcagcagcaagctAAGGTCCATGACGACGTGACTGAACCGCCAAGAAAGTTACACTACCAGCAGTATCACACTCGAAGCAAAGACACCGTTTTGCGACCGAGTAGGCCTCCTAAGCCTGTTGACGAAGACCTCTACAAGATACCCCCTGAGCTACTTCGCACTACCAAGCGG AAGAAAATGCTGGGATTATTCTCTTGCTTGGTGCCTGCTTGTGCTTCATGA
- the LOC133720676 gene encoding uncharacterized protein LOC133720676, producing the protein MEQTRELEELCRTDDQNSKGSKPKGEEKLADDYNGSEDSDTLEALWEHQELIKQLKMELKKVRATTGLPTILEESESLDMDDLKTLKIDEKDQHGDSMRVIHKFYNSCRTRMRTNRCSAV; encoded by the coding sequence aTGGAACAAACTAGAGAACTCGAAGAGTTGTGTAGGACTGACGATCAAAACTCGAAAGGGTCCAAACCtaaaggagaagaaaaactAGCGGATGATTATAATGGTTCTGAGGACTCGGACACATTGGAAGCTTTGTGGGAACATCAAGAGTTGATAAAGCAGTTGAAAATGGAGCTCAAGAAAGTCAGAGCTACAACTGGTCTGCCTACAATTCTTGAAGAATCCGAGTCTCTGGATATGGATGACTTGAAGACACTCAAGATTGATGAAAAAGACCAACATGGAGACAGCATGAGGGTGATTCACAAGTTCTACAATAGTTGCCGGACTCGAATGCGAACCAATAGGTGTTCTGCAGTCTAA
- the LOC133723943 gene encoding uncharacterized protein LOC133723943 has protein sequence MIAQFSDSVVFRFFSTLFVEEEISPMRNSGFSSTVPERAESEIRKSYEEDDDSEFFDVGDIEISEPNFVFKFEYQTGEILKTLEKADVIGDYVAFQAQKNTSSSCFIEEAENGSAQKSNCGSIEATDVDEGKSAQGFTEGFDQLVRQVQVHEEKGTDQGFRDGAFEEEEVEKKSVIEEDSVSDDEEGSESQEEVDVNNEEMSHSEEESDSTGDEKLATSHEDELVSEENFVSSESDSDLICSSLDDDEVGALEDIGLHEPDGFDEEDDDIMEQVRELEELCTTDDQNSKGSEPKGEEKLVDDYNGSEDSDTLDVLWEHQELIDQLKMELKIVRATTGLPTIFEESESLDMDDLKPLKIDEKYQHGDRMRVLHKFYKSYRTRMRKLDILNYQKLYAIGVLQSKDPLRSFSSYKSSTPAIKSFLSNWRLCRPKIDCDPIVKFIKDVLVNWNWSM, from the coding sequence ATGATTGCTCAGTTTTCCGACTCCGTTGTGTTCAGATTCTTCAGCACACTCTTCGTCGAAGAAGAGATTTCTCCGATGAGGAATTCCGGTTTCTCTAGCACTGTACCGGAAAGAGCTGAATCTGAGATTCGGAAAAGTtacgaagaagatgatgattcaGAATTCTTTGATGTTGGTGATATAGAGATCTCAGAGCCAAATTTCGTGTTTAAATTTGAGTACCAGACTGGGGAAATATTAAAAACACTGGAAAAAGCGGATGTAATTGGTGATTATGTAGCTTTTCAGGCCCAAAAGAATACTAGTAGTAGTTGCTTCATTGAAGAAGCAGAAAATGGGTCTGCTCAGAAATCAAACTGTGGTTCTATAGAAGCAACTGATGTTGATGAAGGAAAAAGTGCTCAGGGTTTTACAGAGGGTTTTGACCAATTGGTTAGACAAGTACAAGTTCATGAGGAAAAAGGTACTGATCAGGGTTTTAGAGATGGTGCATTtgaggaagaggaggtagaGAAGAAATCAGTGATTGAAGAAGATTCTGTTTCGGACGACGAAGAAGGATCCGAGAGTCAGGAAGAAGTAGATGTTAATAATGAAGAAATGTCTCATTCAGAAGAGGAAAGTGATAGTACTGGTGATGAGAAACTGGCTACTAGTCATGAAGATGAGTTGGTTTCGGAAGAGAACTTTGTTAGTTCGGAATCTGATTCTGATTTGATTTGCTCAAGtctagatgatgatgaagtagGTGCTTTGGAAGACATTGGATTGCACGAGCCTGATGgttttgatgaagaagatgatgatataATGGAACAAGTTAGAGAACTAGAAGAGTTGTGTACGACTGATGATCAAAACTCGAAAGGGTCCGAACCTAAAGGAGAAGAAAAGCTAGTGGATGATTATAATGGTTCCGAGGATTCAGACACATTGGACGTTTTGTGGGAACACCAAGAGTTGATAGACCAGTTGAAAATGGAGCTCAAGATAGTCAGAGCTACAACTGGTCTGCCTACAATTTTTGAAGAATCCGAGTCTCTGGATATGGATGACTTGAAGCCACTCAAGATTGATGAAAAATACCAACACGGAGATAGAATGAGGGTGCTTCACAAGTTCTACAAGAGTTACAGGACTCGAATGCGCAAGTTGGATATTTTGAATTACCAGAAGTTATATGCAATAGGTGTTCTGCAGTCTAAGGATCCACTTAGATCGTTTTCGAGCTACAAATCCTCAACTCCGGCAATCAAATCCTTTCTTTCCAACTGGAGGCTATGTAGACCCAAAATAGATTGTGATCCAATTGTTAAGTTCATTAAGGATGTGCTagtgaattggaattggtctatgTAG